The DNA sequence CGGTCACCGAATCAAGCGGAGCATAATCCATCGTTTTATTGTACAATGGGGTATGGGATCTCTGGATCCTGAATGAAGTCATTGCAATTATTATACACAGAAACAAAAACCCTGGGTGAAAGATATGAAAAAAAGTAACAATACAACCGAGCGCAGACTGTTTAACCGCTATACCGCTCTGTTTCTGATCATGCTAGCGGTTATGGGGCTCATCGGCCGAACGCTGTTCGGACTTCAGATTGTCAGCGGCGAAGAATTTCAGAATAAGGCAGATGCTTATTCGGTGAAAGATATCAGTGAACCGGCGCCGCGCGGAGAAATCCTGGACCGCAACGGCGAAGTGCTGGCGACCAATCTCTCGTCCTATGACCTGATTTATAATGAAACCCGAGAATCGGCTGCTCAATTCTACAGCGTGATGGGAGAATTCTTCCGCCTCCTGGATCGAACCGGTGAGGAACTCTATGACACGTTTGAACTGAAGGCCGAACCGGCCTTCGCCTTCGATTTTAAGACCAGCAGTCCCAGTGCCTCCCAGACCCGTGAACTTCGCTTTAAGAAAGACCGCAACATGGATTCCTGGATCCTCAAATCCGGTTACGGCAAGATGATCGGGAAAACGCAGATCAAGGATCTGAGCAATGAAGAAAGCGAGGAGCTCAATAAAATGCTGCTGGCGGTGACACCGGAGGAGACCTTCCAATATCTGGTGCGCTATCATGGCCTTTATAAAATCCTGGGACTGAGCAAAACCGAAGAAGCTGCCCTGCTTAAGCTGACTGATCGGGAAGTGACCGAGACCGTACTAAAAAAACTGTCTGTACCGGAACTGCGCCGCTACATGGTGATTCGGGATCAGGTGCGGATGAAAGTCTATCAGTCCAACAAGTCCGTACCGCTGGTCAAGACCATGACCAAGCAGAACGCCTTTGTCTTCATGCAGAAAGCCAATCTGCTGGCCGGCATTGATGTGCAGCTCAGCCCCACCCGGATCTATCCCTATGGAACGCTGGGGGCTCATGTGCTGGGTTATTTGTCCAACATCAGCGAATACAATAAGGATAAATACGAATCCATGGGCTATGACCTGAATCAGGACATGATCGGGGTTTACGGCATTGAAGAAGCCTTTGAGCAGGAACTGCGCGGAAACAAGTCCGTCACCACCGTCAAGGTCGACAAACAGGGACGAACGGTCAGCGAGCTGTTCAAGCTGGAGGGCTATCCCGGATCCAGCGTCCAGCTGACCCTGGACAAGGATCTGCAGTATACAGCTCAGATGGCGCTGGATGCCACGCTGAAGAATCTGCGCACCAGCTTTGTGGATCATACCCAGGGCAAATCCAACAACGCCACCCGCGGCGCGGTGGTGGTCATTCAGGTGAAAACCGGCAAGGTACTGGCCATGGCCTCGAATCCGGATTTTGATCCCAATGTGTTCATCGCTCCGGGCGCGCTGACTCCTGAACTGTATTCGACCTACTTTAATCCAGATCTGGAGGCTTTCGGCACAAACCTGATCCAGAACTTGCCCATTCCGGGCAAGACCCTGGATGACATCTTCCCCAAAAATAAGGAAGGGGTTCGCCAGGATTATTATGACAACTATCCCAAGCCATTCCTGAATTACGCCACCCAGGGCCTGTCCCCGGTGGGATCCATCTTTAAGCCCTTTACCTCACTCGCCGCCCTGCAGCACGGCGTGGTCGACAAGAACACGATCATCGACGACACCGGCGTATACGAACGGCCGGAGTTGAAAGGCTATCGCCCAACCAACAACAACAGCATGCCCTACGGTCTGCTGGATCTGACCGAGGCGCTGAAGCTGTCTTCCAACGTCTTCTTCCTGGAAATGGGCTGGCGAATGCATCAGAAGTCTGGTCCCAACGCCATCGCCGAAACCGTCTGGAAACTGGGACTGGGCCATGATCCCACCGAAGGGGTTCATTCAACGACCGGCATTGAGATTAACGAGAATGTATACGGCAACATCTTCAACTTTGAGTCCCGCAAGCAGATTATCGGGCGAGCCGCCTATGGTGATCTGGTCAATGTCCTGAAAAAGGGAATTGCCCGGGACGGCAAGCGGTTTAAGCCGCTGGACGTGTCGCTCAAGGATACAGATTCCGAGAAAATGCGGGAACTGAAACTCGAGATGGACCGGGGCCTGCGGGAATACTGGAGCAAGGCTCAGTTCAACGATCCCCGGACTGTTGATGAGAAATTCGACGAAATCCGGCAGATTCTTGACTATAACCTCAACTACATCATATCGCTCCTGCCCGCCGAAGAGCAGGAAGGCATGGCCGACTCGACCTACTTGGCGGATCAGGTTGCCAGTGTCCTGGTGTATGACCGCGGCCGCGAACTGACCACCCCGGTCAATATCATGAATGCCAGCATCGGTCAGGGCGACGCGGAACTGACACTGCTCCAGATCGCCAATGCCATAGCCACTCTGGCCAATGGCGGAACCCGCTACCGGACTTCTCTGGTTGACCGGATTCTTGATCCGGAAGGCAATCTGGTCAAGGTTGTGGAGCCGGAAGTCCTGGAAGAGGTTTCAATCAAGGATGAACACCTGAAACTGATCTATGAAGGCATGCACAAGGTCAATACCGTCGAGGGCGGAACGGCCTACCGCTACATGAAAGACTTCCCGATCGAGACCGCCGGAAAAACCGGTACGGCTCAGTATCGCGAAAACAATATGGCCAACTATGTCGGCCGTCACCAGTACGGAACCTACATTACGTTCGCGCCCCTGGAGGATCCGGAGATCGCCATCGCAGTCATCGGGTATGACGCCATCCACGGTTCCTTCATGATCCCGGTCGCCCGGGCCATCTACGAAGAATATTTTGAGGAACGGATCCAGAAGGAAGCTCCGGATTATGTCCGAAGCTTTGACTACCAGCTCAAGCCGGTCATGAAAGTGGAACCGTCTCTGCTCAAGCTGGAGGAGCCGACGGAACTGACGACAACGCCCGTCATCGACTCCTACCTTCCGGGAGTGCCGGTTCCGGCTTACCTCAATCAGCCGGTCAACACCCGCCCGGACGGTACACCGCCGCGGATCAAAACGCCTCAGGGAGAGCAACCGGCAGAACCGGAAGCACCGGCGGATCCAACAGGTGATTAAATAAGGATAGGACCAAACGGAGAAGCAGTCAGATTGACTGCTTATTCCGGAACCTTAATTGAGAAATATTATCAATAGTCCAGTGCAAGGAGTTTGCCATGAACGAATCACGCATTGTCATTCTGGGGGCAGGCTATGCCGGAATCCGGCTGGCCCGGCGCCTGCTGGCGGAAAAGCAGTACGATCGGCTGACGCTGATTGACCAGAATGACCATCATACCCTCATCACCAACCTGCATGAAGTCGCCTCCGGTCGGGTGGAACCCCAAACCCTGGAGATCCCGCTGGATCATATCCTGGAGCATGCCCGGGTGGAACGAATCCGTGACCGGATCCGCTCCATCGACCTGGAGTCCAGGATCCTGACCGGGGAAAGCGGCAGTTATCCTTATGACCAGTTAATCATCGCCTCGGGAGCGGTCCCCTTTTTCTATGGAGTGCCGGGTGCGCAGGAACACAGCCTTACCCTGAACACTATGAAGGATGCCTTGTCGATCCGGCAGTGGCTGAGGCAAAATCCCGACGGCCGGATCGTACTGTGCGGAGCGGGTTTGACGGGAGTCGAGCTGGCAGCAGATCTGAAGGCCATGGCGCCGAATCTTGCCGTGACGCTGGTGGAAGTCAGAGACAACATCCTGCCGGATCTGCCCCTCCCGGTTCAGGAAAAAGTGAGGCGCAAGCTGGAACGGCGGGGAATCCGCCTGATGACGGCTGCGCGGGTCACGGAAGTTTGCGAATCCGGCGTTCGGCTGGAAGGGTGTCCTGAAGCCGAGCTCCAGGCGGACCTGGTCGTATGGACCAGCGGAAATCGGGCCGCATTTCGTCTGGATGCACCCCAGGGGGAGGCAGCTGAACCGATTTTGGATGACGCGCTGCGCCTGCGTAGCCATCCGGAAGTCTGTGCAGTGGGGGATGGCGGCGATCCAGACTGGGCCTGCGTGGAAAACGGACTGCAGTCCGCGGATCTGGTAGCTAAAAATCTGCTGACCGGGGAGGGTGACATTCACTCCTATCAGCCCAGCCGGCGCGGACTGATGATTTCACTGGGACCCTCTGATGGGGTGACAACGACCCGAATCCCCTTATCGGGGTGGCCGGCGGTCGTACTGAAGTTCCTGGTGGATCTGTATTATGTGTTTTCCGTCGGCGGCCTGGGTTCGGCTGCCAATTATTTTACCGGGCACCTGGTTCGTCCAGCGCATGGCCGGACTCTGACCGGACGCCTCCTCTCCAGCCGGGGACAGCGCTTCTGGCTGCTGCCGCTCCGCCTGTACCTGGGCGGTCTGTGGTTTCTGGAAGCCTGGAAAAAAGTCATTGGACCAGCTCAGTTTGCCAAAGCTGTCTCGGCTCGTGATTACCTCACCGTGGGCAGCGATTCGTGGCTTCGTCCCGGAAACCTGCAGGTGCCCTTTGCCTGGCTGCGGGATGTCGATGCCGTCAGCAGTGCCACCATGGCAGGTACAAACGGTCCGGTGCTGGAAGAGCTTCCCGTCTGGTATGAAGCACTGATGCGCACCATTATGCCCACGCCCGCTCTGGGAGCCTTCTTCCAAAGTCTGCTGGTATGGGCGGAATTTGCCGTTGGCGTGGGACTGATTCTGGGTCTTGCGGTCTTTCTCTCTGCTCTTCTGTCCTTCGCTCTGACGGTCAACTTTTTCCTCTCCGGCGTCGCCGGCTGGCAGCTGCTCTGGATTCTGCCGGCTTCACTGGCTCTGCTGGGCGGTGCCGGCAGGATCATGGGGCTGGATGCCTGGCTCATCCCCTGGATCCATCGGCAGCTGAAGATTGATTCCCTGTAATTCAGCGCAAGGGCAGAAATCTGAACCCCGCCAGCCGAGTGATGGATCCGGCCGGCCTTGATTTCAAACTTCATGGATTCCCAAATTCGATCATTTCTGAATTTGTTGATCCAATGGCCAGATCGTCCTGAGGATGTTCCGGTGTTTCAGAACGTGCAAATTTTAAGCAATTTTTACCGGGAACTGGTATAATGTAGTATTAGAAACCAGAAAGGAATGAAATCAGTTGAAATACTTTAAAATAAAGCTTCTGGATATTGTCCTGATCGGGCTTTTGATCCTTGCTTCCTTTATCCCCAATGCCGTGTTTGCCTATCAGGCTATGAGCAGCCCGGCACAGAGCGATGCCATCTATGTGGTCATCAAGATCGACTCACAGGAAGTGGAGCGGATCCAGCTGGATGAAACCAAGGCGGCTTATGTCCATGAAATTGTCACCCCCAAGGGTGAAAAAAATACGATTCGAATCGACGGCGGCACAGTAACAATGATCACAGCCGATTGTCCGGATCAGATCTGTGTAACGGCATTCCCCCCTATCTCCAAGGATGGCGAGCAGATCATCTGCCTGCCCCATATGCTGGTGGTTGAGGTTGAAGGGGGAGACAAAGCAAAAGGAGATCTGAACGCATACTGATGAGAAACAATAAAAATGTCTACAAGATGGTGTATATCGCGCTCCTGGTCGCCCAGGCCATGGTCGTCTTCAAGCTGGAGGAGTTCATTCCGGTTCCATTCCCCGCCATACCGGGGGCCAAGCTGGGGCTGGCAAACATCTTTACCATGGTGGCGCTCTATACCCTTCGTCCGGGCGAGGCCTTCGGCGTCGTTGTCCTGCGCTCGGTTCTTTCGATGCTGATTTCCAACAATCCCGGAGCGTTCATTTACTCCTTTTCCGGGGCGATGCTGTCCTTTGTCGTGATGCTGCTGCTGAAAAACACCTTTGGGAACCGGCTTTCCCGGATCGGAGTCTCAGTCGGCGGGGCATTCAGCCACAATCTGGGGCAGCTGCTGGCCGCCGCGCTGATGGTGGCCGAGCCGCGGATTCTGATGTATCTGCCGGCTCTGACGATCATCGCCGTACCGACCGGTTTCTTTATTGGCATGACCTCTAACTTCATGCTGGAGCATATGGGAAAACTGGGCATTATGAGGGAGTTGAAACGCTGATGGGATTTTGGCAGGACCAGCCGAAACTGAACGAACGACTGAATCAGATCCAGGAAATTATGCAGGCTGAGGTCCCCCGTACCGGGCGGTTCTCAGCCGTTTTGACTCCATTGACGGCCCAGTCGGGAAAAATGCTGCGCCCGGCGCTGCTGGTTCTGTCCGCCGGATTCAGCACCAGTCCGTGGGAGGTCAATCACCTGGCGGCGGCGCTGGAATTCCTCCATCTGGCTTCATTGATTCACGACGACATCATTGATCATGGCCGGGAACGGCGGGGACAACCGACCGTGGTCCGTCAGCATGGAACAGCCATGGCTCTTTATGCCGGCGACTACCTGATTTTTCTGGCAGCACGGTGTCTGTACGGGCTGGAGGCAGACCGCCTGCCCCGGCTGCCGATGGACTTCATGGGACCGCTTCTGGAGGCGGAGGCAGAGCAGCTGGAGTCACGCTTCAGCATGGAGCAGACACCCGCTGGCTATCTGGCCCGAATTGAAGCCAAGACCGGGCTGCTGTTCTCCCTGGCCAGTTCGGCGGGATTTGCCGTCAGGCAGGAATCACCCCATGACATCGAACCGATGAAACGGGCCGGCCTGGATTTTGGAATTGCCTTTCAACTGCGGGATGACCTGGCGGATCTGTCGGATTCAGCTTATTCAGATCTGCGGGAAGGTAACTTTACGCTGCCGGTCATCTTTGCCCTGGAGGAAGATCCCGCTCTGAAGGTTGAACTGGCTGATTTGGGGCCAGGGATCCCTGATGAGGCTGCCTTCGACCGGATTGTCCGGCGCATCGAAGGTACTGGTGCCATCCGGCGCACCCAGGCCGTCATCCGCGACCATCTGAATCGATCAGCCGCTGTATTCCGCAGTCACCTGGGGGCTGAGGAATGGAGGCATTACGAATGGATGAATCAACAACTCTTCGGGGGATATTATGAAGATCAAAGCCTATGCGAAAATTAATCTGACCCTGGATGTCACGGGTAAGCGTGCCGATGGGTATCATCTGCTCCAAATGGTCATGCAGACCATTGACCTGGCAGATGATGTTTCGGTGGAGCTCGCCGGCGAGGGCATCGCCCTGACCTGCAACCTGCCCTATGTCCCGGTAACTGAAAAAAACATCGCCTATCGGGCGGCGGTTCGTTTTCTGGAAGCGACGGGAATTCATTCGGGTGTGCGCATTCATCTGGAAAAACGGATTCCGGTGGCTGCCGGGCTGGCCGGAGGGTCTACTGATGCGGGCGCTGTTCTGACGGCACTCAATGGACTGACGGGCCATCCCCTGACGCAGGAGAAGCTGCTGGAGCTGGGGCTCAGTCTGGGCGCGGATGTTCCCTTTACCATGACCGGCGGAACCGCTTTGTGCGAAGGAGTCGGTGAAATCATCACACCGCTGCCGGATTTTTGCAATCACTGGGTGTTGCTGGTGAAACCTCCCTTTGGGGTGTCCACCCGGCAGGTGTTCACCGACTTCAGACTCGACCGGGTCCGGCGCCATCCGGCCACTCAGGCGGTGCAGGCAGCCATTGCCGCCGACGATCTGGCAGGAGTTGCCCGGCATTTGGGAAATGTGCTGGAAAATGTGACGCTGACTCGGCACCCGCTCCTGCGCAATCTGAAAACGGAGCTGATCCGGCGCGGAGCGTTGGGCAGCCTGATGTCAGGTTCTGGACCCACCGTGTTTGGATTGTTTGACAGCGAAGCAGCCGCCCGCGACGCCTATGTCTGGTTTCACGGGAAGTATCCGGAGACATTCCTGGTTCAGACCCTGGGCCGACAAGCTGTCGCAAACGGTTAAGCCAGAGCAGAATAGGCTCCCCACCGATCCACCGGCAATGAAAGGTTAGCGGTGGATCGGCGGGGAGCCTTATTGCGGCCGGAAAGGAGTTTCCTGCCCATAGTGGTTGAACTGAAGGTTAATGCTTTTCCTGGGTTTCGTCCAGGAGCTGAGAGATTTCTTCATCGCTCAACTCATAGAAATCTTCATCCGAGACTTCTTTGGAGCGGCGCCGCAGGAAATCCATCAGGCGGGATGTCATTTTATTGGACTCCAGCCTGGTTTTCGCATCATCGAAAAGACCCTTTAATTTCTCATTAAAGCCTTCATCTTCCAGGGTGTCGGCATTGGGAACAGCTGTTTTATTCTGACGGTGGAAGTCATCGACCATGAGTCGAAGCAGTCCATAAATTTTTTCCGTAGAATCCGGTTTGGCAAAAGCGCGGATCCGATCCGTCATATCTTCCAGCTTATGGGGATGGAAGAGCAGCGCTTCAATCTGGCCGGCACTGTCTTCTCCGTCACCCAGATCAATGGCCAGCTGGTTTTTCAGAAGAAAGTGCTTGTTCTGTTCCTCCTGCCCGCCGATGGCTTTAAAGATCGCCATGGGTGTTCCGGTGATGAGCGCTTCTGTGACGGTCAGGCCGCCGGGCTTTGTGACCAGAAGATCAGTGGCCTGAAGCAGGGCATCCATGAAATGGCAGAATTTTAAGACCGCGATATTCTTGTCGGACTTCAGTGAAATTTCCAGGGCTTCGTCATACAACTTCTGGTTATTGGCAGCTACCACAACGATATTGAACTGCCGGGGAATGGAATCCAGTTCCTTCAGGATGGTTTTGATATGGCCCAGAGCCAGTGATCCGCCCATCAGGGTTACCGTGGGCAGCTGTTCATCCAGGCCGATGCCGGACAGGGTCTGACTGCGGTCATACGGGTTCAGGAAAGTGGATCTGAACGGAATGACGTAGGGAAAAACGGTGCGCCTGTCTCGTCCGGTCTTGGTGAGTTCCTCGACGACG is a window from the Clostridiaceae bacterium HFYG-1003 genome containing:
- a CDS encoding penicillin-binding transpeptidase domain-containing protein, whose protein sequence is MKKSNNTTERRLFNRYTALFLIMLAVMGLIGRTLFGLQIVSGEEFQNKADAYSVKDISEPAPRGEILDRNGEVLATNLSSYDLIYNETRESAAQFYSVMGEFFRLLDRTGEELYDTFELKAEPAFAFDFKTSSPSASQTRELRFKKDRNMDSWILKSGYGKMIGKTQIKDLSNEESEELNKMLLAVTPEETFQYLVRYHGLYKILGLSKTEEAALLKLTDREVTETVLKKLSVPELRRYMVIRDQVRMKVYQSNKSVPLVKTMTKQNAFVFMQKANLLAGIDVQLSPTRIYPYGTLGAHVLGYLSNISEYNKDKYESMGYDLNQDMIGVYGIEEAFEQELRGNKSVTTVKVDKQGRTVSELFKLEGYPGSSVQLTLDKDLQYTAQMALDATLKNLRTSFVDHTQGKSNNATRGAVVVIQVKTGKVLAMASNPDFDPNVFIAPGALTPELYSTYFNPDLEAFGTNLIQNLPIPGKTLDDIFPKNKEGVRQDYYDNYPKPFLNYATQGLSPVGSIFKPFTSLAALQHGVVDKNTIIDDTGVYERPELKGYRPTNNNSMPYGLLDLTEALKLSSNVFFLEMGWRMHQKSGPNAIAETVWKLGLGHDPTEGVHSTTGIEINENVYGNIFNFESRKQIIGRAAYGDLVNVLKKGIARDGKRFKPLDVSLKDTDSEKMRELKLEMDRGLREYWSKAQFNDPRTVDEKFDEIRQILDYNLNYIISLLPAEEQEGMADSTYLADQVASVLVYDRGRELTTPVNIMNASIGQGDAELTLLQIANAIATLANGGTRYRTSLVDRILDPEGNLVKVVEPEVLEEVSIKDEHLKLIYEGMHKVNTVEGGTAYRYMKDFPIETAGKTGTAQYRENNMANYVGRHQYGTYITFAPLEDPEIAIAVIGYDAIHGSFMIPVARAIYEEYFEERIQKEAPDYVRSFDYQLKPVMKVEPSLLKLEEPTELTTTPVIDSYLPGVPVPAYLNQPVNTRPDGTPPRIKTPQGEQPAEPEAPADPTGD
- a CDS encoding FAD-dependent oxidoreductase; translation: MNESRIVILGAGYAGIRLARRLLAEKQYDRLTLIDQNDHHTLITNLHEVASGRVEPQTLEIPLDHILEHARVERIRDRIRSIDLESRILTGESGSYPYDQLIIASGAVPFFYGVPGAQEHSLTLNTMKDALSIRQWLRQNPDGRIVLCGAGLTGVELAADLKAMAPNLAVTLVEVRDNILPDLPLPVQEKVRRKLERRGIRLMTAARVTEVCESGVRLEGCPEAELQADLVVWTSGNRAAFRLDAPQGEAAEPILDDALRLRSHPEVCAVGDGGDPDWACVENGLQSADLVAKNLLTGEGDIHSYQPSRRGLMISLGPSDGVTTTRIPLSGWPAVVLKFLVDLYYVFSVGGLGSAANYFTGHLVRPAHGRTLTGRLLSSRGQRFWLLPLRLYLGGLWFLEAWKKVIGPAQFAKAVSARDYLTVGSDSWLRPGNLQVPFAWLRDVDAVSSATMAGTNGPVLEELPVWYEALMRTIMPTPALGAFFQSLLVWAEFAVGVGLILGLAVFLSALLSFALTVNFFLSGVAGWQLLWILPASLALLGGAGRIMGLDAWLIPWIHRQLKIDSL
- a CDS encoding NusG domain II-containing protein, whose amino-acid sequence is MKYFKIKLLDIVLIGLLILASFIPNAVFAYQAMSSPAQSDAIYVVIKIDSQEVERIQLDETKAAYVHEIVTPKGEKNTIRIDGGTVTMITADCPDQICVTAFPPISKDGEQIICLPHMLVVEVEGGDKAKGDLNAY
- a CDS encoding Gx transporter family protein; the encoded protein is MRNNKNVYKMVYIALLVAQAMVVFKLEEFIPVPFPAIPGAKLGLANIFTMVALYTLRPGEAFGVVVLRSVLSMLISNNPGAFIYSFSGAMLSFVVMLLLKNTFGNRLSRIGVSVGGAFSHNLGQLLAAALMVAEPRILMYLPALTIIAVPTGFFIGMTSNFMLEHMGKLGIMRELKR
- a CDS encoding polyprenyl synthetase family protein — its product is MGFWQDQPKLNERLNQIQEIMQAEVPRTGRFSAVLTPLTAQSGKMLRPALLVLSAGFSTSPWEVNHLAAALEFLHLASLIHDDIIDHGRERRGQPTVVRQHGTAMALYAGDYLIFLAARCLYGLEADRLPRLPMDFMGPLLEAEAEQLESRFSMEQTPAGYLARIEAKTGLLFSLASSAGFAVRQESPHDIEPMKRAGLDFGIAFQLRDDLADLSDSAYSDLREGNFTLPVIFALEEDPALKVELADLGPGIPDEAAFDRIVRRIEGTGAIRRTQAVIRDHLNRSAAVFRSHLGAEEWRHYEWMNQQLFGGYYEDQSLCEN
- the ispE gene encoding 4-(cytidine 5'-diphospho)-2-C-methyl-D-erythritol kinase, with product MKIKAYAKINLTLDVTGKRADGYHLLQMVMQTIDLADDVSVELAGEGIALTCNLPYVPVTEKNIAYRAAVRFLEATGIHSGVRIHLEKRIPVAAGLAGGSTDAGAVLTALNGLTGHPLTQEKLLELGLSLGADVPFTMTGGTALCEGVGEIITPLPDFCNHWVLLVKPPFGVSTRQVFTDFRLDRVRRHPATQAVQAAIAADDLAGVARHLGNVLENVTLTRHPLLRNLKTELIRRGALGSLMSGSGPTVFGLFDSEAAARDAYVWFHGKYPETFLVQTLGRQAVANG
- a CDS encoding UDP-N-acetylglucosamine--LPS N-acetylglucosamine transferase, producing MNTLMLTISAGHGHNAAAEAISEYILKNEPDSRIKIVDTLKYISPILDKVVIGTYLNSLKIYPKGFSMLYSVFNRKDESVTAFAEKFDELLADRLLPLIVETQPDVIISTHPFTTQMLSALKTSGHLNLPALAIITDYGSHALWVHPGIDFYVVAHESVVEELTKTGRDRRTVFPYVIPFRSTFLNPYDRSQTLSGIGLDEQLPTVTLMGGSLALGHIKTILKELDSIPRQFNIVVVAANNQKLYDEALEISLKSDKNIAVLKFCHFMDALLQATDLLVTKPGGLTVTEALITGTPMAIFKAIGGQEEQNKHFLLKNQLAIDLGDGEDSAGQIEALLFHPHKLEDMTDRIRAFAKPDSTEKIYGLLRLMVDDFHRQNKTAVPNADTLEDEGFNEKLKGLFDDAKTRLESNKMTSRLMDFLRRRSKEVSDEDFYELSDEEISQLLDETQEKH